The Thunnus thynnus chromosome 24, fThuThy2.1, whole genome shotgun sequence genome window below encodes:
- the lipt1 gene encoding lipoyltransferase 1, mitochondrial yields MMSHIRRTLSLLRGCSGVCRCQTRTCSSLLTASGGDASGFVLLSRSTDVYQNLALEDWIDAKVDLQQRSILLLWRNRPAVVIGRHQNPWTECNLPAMRRAGIPLARRRSGGGTVFHDLGNLNLTFFTSKKAYDRQRNLKVVTEALRKLRPELDVQATDRFDILLKGHYKISGSASRLSRKSSYHHCTLLHSADRSALAAVLRPSCPGIHSNATPSVPSPVANLVDHAPSLQWEELLDALADQYNAEFGFCSAATFVNPADESAFPGLSRAATELRGWEWTFGKTPKFSVQTLLDLTDVGSSARSSARLHMEVKNGVIESCELDVPADWLPQRLSGELSGVLVGERFCPHRTAAGVSALLRSESGELHHRLHNLCDAVVSVMG; encoded by the exons ATGATGTCACACATCAGAAGGACGTTGTCTCTTCTCAGAGGCTGttcaggtgtttgcaggtgtcaGACTCGTACCTGCAGCAGTCTGTTGACGGCCTCTGGCGGTGACGCGTCAGGGTTCGTCCTGCTCTCCCGATCCACAGACGTTTATCAGAACCTGGCTTTGGAGGACTGGATCGACGCCAAGGTGGACCTGCAGCAGCGTAGCATCCTGCTGCTGTGGAGGAACCGGCCAGCCGTGGTCATCGGACGCCACCAGAACCCCTGGACTGAGTGCAACCTGCCAGCCATGAGGCGGGCGGGGATCCCTCTGGCCCGCAGGCGGAGCGGCGGCGGGACGGTCTTCCATGACCTCGGGAACCTCAACCTGACCTTCTTCACCTCCAAGAAGGCGTACGACCGGCAGAGGAACCTGAAGGTCGTCACAGAGGCGCTGAGGAAGCTGCGACCTGAGCTGGACGTCCAGGCCACTGACAGATTCGACATTTTATTGAAAGGACACTACAAGATCTCAG GCAGCGCGTCCAGACTCAGCAGGAAGTCGTCGTACCATCACTGCACTCTGCTGCACTCCGCCGACCGCTCCGCCCTCGCCGCCGTGCTCCGCCCCTCCTGCCCCGGTATCCACAGCAACGCCACGCCCAGCGTCCCCTCACCTGTCGCCAACCTGGTGGACCACGCCCCCTCGCTGCAGTGGGAGGAGCTGCTGGACGCACTGGCGGACCAGTACAACGCAG AGTTCGGCTTCTGCTCCGCGGCGACCTTCGTTAACCCCGCTGACGAGTCTGCGTTTCCTGGTCTGAGCAGAGCGGCGACAGAGCTGCGTGGTTGGGAGTGGACGTTCGGGAAGACGCCTAAATTCAGCGTCCAGACGCTCCTGGACCTGACAGACGTCGGATCATCAGCTCGCAGCTCCGCCCGGCTGCATATGGAGGTGAAGAACGGCGTGATCGAGAGCTGCGAGCTGGACGTTCCTGCAGACTGGCTGCCGCAGCGGCTGAGCGGCGAGCTGAGCGGCGTGCTGGTCGGAGAGCGGTTCTGTCCTCACCGGACGGCCGCAGGTGTTTCTGCGCTGCTGCGGTCTGAGAGCGGCGAGCTGCACCACAGACTGCACAACCTGTGTGACGCTGTGGTGTCTGTCATGGGCTGA